The following coding sequences lie in one Komagataeibacter sucrofermentans DSM 15973 genomic window:
- a CDS encoding DedA family protein gives MTGSPLLHHLESLFQHYGYGVIGVIVMLESMGIPLPAETLVISAALYCATTHRLDIRWVATAAIVGAIMGDNCGYLIGKWLGYPLLERKGARIGLTARRLQLGRFLFRRHGGIIVFLGRFIAILRVFVALLAGANHMAWPKFLLFNAMGGILWAGGYAYAAYYLGNRITRLSGPVGIAVAICGGIVLVCAIIFLRRNEARLTAEAEAAAEKEMNQPGEQAEP, from the coding sequence GTGACAGGTAGTCCGCTGCTTCACCATCTTGAATCCCTTTTCCAGCATTACGGCTATGGCGTGATCGGGGTCATTGTCATGCTCGAAAGCATGGGCATCCCGCTCCCGGCGGAAACACTGGTCATCTCCGCAGCTCTTTACTGCGCCACCACCCACAGGCTGGATATCAGATGGGTGGCGACCGCCGCCATCGTGGGCGCGATCATGGGCGACAACTGCGGCTACCTGATTGGCAAATGGCTGGGCTACCCGCTGCTCGAGCGCAAGGGCGCGCGCATCGGGCTGACGGCGCGGCGGTTGCAACTCGGGCGCTTCCTGTTCCGCCGTCACGGGGGCATCATCGTGTTCCTGGGGCGCTTTATCGCCATATTGCGGGTATTTGTTGCCCTGCTGGCAGGCGCAAACCACATGGCGTGGCCCAAATTCCTCCTGTTCAACGCCATGGGGGGCATATTATGGGCGGGGGGCTACGCCTATGCGGCCTATTATCTGGGTAACCGCATCACGCGGCTGTCTGGCCCGGTGGGCATAGCGGTCGCCATCTGTGGCGGGATCGTGCTGGTGTGTGCCATCATCTTCCTGCGCCGCAACGAAGCGCGGCTGACGGCCGAGGCTGAAGCCGCCGCCGAGAAAGAAATGAACCAACCCGGAGAACAGGCTGAACCATGA
- the metK gene encoding methionine adenosyltransferase: MRNKGDFLFTSESVSEGHPDKVADRISDTVLDAFLTADGESRVACETMVTTNRIILAGEVRGPSSVTPDLLIQGARDAVKDIGYDQAGFSWRNAEVEYYLHAQSADIAVGVDSAGEKDEGAGDQGIMFGFATRETESLMPAPLFYAHDILHRVRDLRKAGDPRAAALQPDAKSQVTLRYVDGKPVGATSVVISTQHVEGASQATIREELGSIVRDVLPEGWMPPEDEFYVNPTGVFVIGGPDGDCGLTGRKIIVDTYGGAAPHGGGAFSGKDPTKVDRSAAYACRYLAKNVVAAGLADRCTLQISYAIGVSHPLSVYVDLDGTGKDIDEAKLGRVLREVMDLTPRGIRKHLRLNRPIYTQTSAYGHFGRTPDAAKDDFTWEQTDLVDALRGAFNR, from the coding sequence CGAAGGGCATCCCGACAAGGTCGCTGACCGGATCAGTGATACCGTTCTCGATGCATTCCTGACAGCAGACGGTGAATCCCGCGTTGCGTGTGAAACGATGGTCACCACCAACCGCATCATCCTTGCCGGTGAAGTGCGTGGTCCGTCTTCCGTTACACCCGACCTGCTGATCCAGGGCGCGCGCGATGCGGTGAAGGATATCGGCTACGATCAGGCCGGCTTCTCATGGCGCAATGCCGAGGTGGAATACTACCTCCATGCCCAGTCCGCCGATATTGCCGTGGGCGTTGACAGCGCGGGCGAGAAGGACGAAGGCGCAGGCGATCAGGGCATCATGTTCGGCTTCGCCACGCGTGAGACCGAAAGCCTCATGCCCGCGCCGCTGTTCTACGCGCATGACATCCTTCACCGCGTGCGCGACCTGCGCAAGGCGGGCGATCCGCGTGCAGCAGCCCTCCAGCCCGATGCCAAGAGCCAGGTCACGCTGCGCTATGTCGATGGCAAGCCCGTGGGCGCCACCTCGGTCGTGATCTCGACCCAGCACGTTGAAGGCGCCAGCCAGGCCACCATCCGCGAGGAACTTGGCAGCATCGTGCGTGATGTGCTGCCCGAGGGCTGGATGCCGCCGGAAGACGAATTCTACGTCAACCCGACCGGCGTGTTCGTGATCGGCGGCCCCGATGGCGATTGCGGCCTGACCGGGCGCAAGATCATTGTCGACACCTATGGTGGCGCTGCCCCGCATGGTGGCGGCGCGTTCTCGGGCAAGGACCCCACGAAGGTGGACCGTTCGGCAGCCTATGCCTGCCGCTACCTGGCCAAGAACGTCGTGGCCGCCGGCCTGGCCGATCGCTGCACGCTGCAGATTTCCTACGCCATTGGCGTCTCGCACCCGCTTTCGGTCTATGTGGACCTTGATGGCACGGGCAAGGACATTGACGAGGCGAAGCTTGGCCGCGTCCTGCGCGAGGTCATGGACCTCACCCCGCGCGGCATCCGCAAGCACCTGCGCCTCAACCGCCCCATCTACACCCAGACCTCCGCCTATGGCCATTTCGGCCGCACGCCGGATGCGGCGAAGGACGACTTCACCTGGGAGCAGACCGATCTGGTCGATGCCCTGCGTGGTGCGTTCAACCGCTAA
- a CDS encoding tRNA (guanosine(46)-N(7))-methyltransferase TrmB yields the protein MTASVDVKASPDRLYGRQRGHPLRPRQQRLLDQTLPRLRFAESAIADPATGFGHRPAQVWLEVGFGGGEHSLAQHAAHPDVGYIACEVFENGLCSLLSRVVPDGGEETAPVPDMLRVWDEDARILLRGLPDQSIDRLFLMFPDPWPKSRHAKRRFVHPETVKMAARILRPGAVWRVASDDPTYQAWVEEVMGAQDLFDTAPPATVRPEGWPPTRYEAKALKAGRQPMYWTFTRR from the coding sequence ATGACGGCCTCCGTGGACGTAAAGGCATCGCCAGACCGACTTTATGGGCGTCAGCGCGGCCACCCGCTGCGCCCGCGCCAGCAGCGCCTTCTGGACCAGACGCTGCCGCGCCTGCGCTTTGCGGAAAGCGCGATTGCTGATCCGGCCACGGGCTTTGGCCACAGGCCCGCGCAGGTCTGGCTGGAAGTGGGTTTTGGCGGGGGCGAGCATTCGCTGGCCCAGCACGCAGCCCATCCCGATGTGGGCTATATTGCCTGCGAGGTGTTCGAGAACGGCCTGTGTTCCCTGCTCTCGCGCGTGGTGCCCGATGGCGGCGAGGAAACCGCCCCCGTGCCCGACATGCTGCGGGTGTGGGATGAGGATGCACGCATTCTGCTGCGTGGCCTGCCAGATCAGTCGATCGACCGCCTGTTTCTCATGTTCCCCGATCCGTGGCCCAAGTCGCGCCATGCCAAGCGCCGCTTCGTGCACCCCGAGACGGTGAAGATGGCGGCCCGCATCCTGCGCCCCGGCGCCGTGTGGCGCGTGGCCAGCGATGACCCGACCTATCAGGCCTGGGTGGAGGAAGTGATGGGCGCGCAGGACCTGTTTGACACAGCCCCCCCCGCCACCGTGCGGCCCGAAGGCTGGCCCCCCACCCGCTATGAGGCCAAGGCCCTCAAGGCAGGCCGCCAGCCGATGTACTGGACCTTCACCCGCCGCTGA
- a CDS encoding SDR family oxidoreductase yields the protein MSRHWTIKQAPRMDGRLALVTGATGGLGYQTALGLTQRGARVMLAGRNPDKGLAALTRLQHDAPGANASFRLLDVASLDSIATFARDLAAETDTLDVLVNNAGVMGTPHRLETRDGFELQFGTNFLGPFALTARLRPLLCAPRHGGRVVTVASLAALTGQIVFDDLQARRRYAPFRAYRQSKLADLILALELDRQARTHGWNLHSIAAHPGWSMTDIATSRLNNDQGLHERMTRFGAVWAFRLMGQSAMDGALPIEFAAMAPEARDGGYYGPGGWGERRGPVTEAFVPPAARDLTIARRLWQAAERLTGTSLS from the coding sequence ATGAGCAGACACTGGACCATAAAACAGGCCCCCCGCATGGACGGGCGCCTGGCCCTGGTCACGGGTGCGACCGGTGGCCTGGGCTACCAGACCGCCCTTGGCCTGACACAGCGCGGCGCGCGGGTCATGCTGGCGGGCCGCAACCCCGACAAGGGGCTGGCCGCCCTGACGCGCCTGCAACATGACGCGCCGGGGGCCAATGCCTCCTTCCGCCTGCTTGATGTCGCCTCCCTTGACTCGATCGCGACCTTCGCCCGCGACCTTGCCGCCGAGACCGATACGCTCGATGTGCTGGTCAACAACGCCGGCGTGATGGGCACGCCCCACCGGCTGGAAACGCGCGATGGCTTCGAGTTGCAGTTCGGCACCAATTTTCTCGGGCCGTTCGCACTCACCGCGCGCCTGCGCCCGCTGCTCTGCGCGCCCCGCCATGGTGGCCGGGTCGTGACAGTAGCAAGCCTTGCGGCGCTGACCGGCCAGATCGTGTTTGATGATTTGCAGGCCCGCCGCCGCTACGCGCCGTTCCGCGCCTACCGCCAGAGCAAGCTGGCTGACCTCATTCTGGCGCTGGAACTTGACCGGCAGGCCCGCACGCATGGCTGGAACCTGCATTCCATCGCAGCCCACCCCGGCTGGTCCATGACCGATATCGCCACCAGCCGCCTCAATAACGACCAGGGCCTGCATGAGCGCATGACCCGCTTTGGCGCGGTATGGGCCTTCCGGCTGATGGGGCAGTCCGCCATGGATGGGGCGCTGCCCATCGAATTCGCCGCCATGGCACCCGAGGCGCGTGATGGCGGTTACTACGGCCCCGGCGGCTGGGGCGAGCGCCGGGGGCCGGTGACCGAGGCCTTCGTGCCGCCCGCTGCCCGCGACCTGACCATTGCACGGCGGCTGTGGCAGGCGGCGGAACGGCTGACGGGCACGTCGCTGTCGTAA